A genome region from Trichosurus vulpecula isolate mTriVul1 chromosome 5, mTriVul1.pri, whole genome shotgun sequence includes the following:
- the ASNS gene encoding asparagine synthetase [glutamine-hydrolyzing] has translation MCGIWALFGSDEGLPAQCLSAMKVAHRGPDAFRFENVRGFTNCCFGFHRLAVVDPVSGMQPLRLQKFPSLWLCYNGEIYNHRQLQKHFGFEYQTQVDGEILLHLYDRGGIEQTAPLLDGVFAFILLDTANRKVFLGRDTFGVRPLFRVLTEEGFLAVCSEAKGLVDLKYPMAPHLQIDPFPPGHYEVLDLKTNGKVVSVEMVKFHSCKDPPLHALYYPLEKLSSGFDLEAVKGNIRLLFDHAVRKRLMTDRRIGCLLSGGLDSSLVAATLLKQLKEAEVSYPLQTFAIGMEDSPDLLAARKVAAHIGSEHHEVLFSSEEGIQALDEVIFSLETYDITTVRASVGMYLVSKYIRKNTDSVVVFSGEGSDELTQGYIYFHQAPSAEDAQEESERLLKELYLFDVLRADRTTAAHGLELRVPFLDHRFASYYLSLPPELRIPKNGVEKHLLREAFQDSSLLPKEILWRPKEAFSDGITSVKKSWFTILQEHIEHQVSDSLLENAAKKFPLNTPKTKEGYYYRQIFEKHYPGRADWLMHYWMPKWIEAADPSARTLAHYKAASKE, from the exons ATGTGCGGCATCTGGGCGCTGTTCGGCAGCGATGAGGGCCTGCCGGCGCAATGTCTGAGCGCCATGAAGGTCGCCCACCGGGGTCCCGACGCCTTCCGCTTCGAGAATGTGCGGGGCTTCACCAACTGTTGCTTCGGCTTCCACCGGCTGGCTGTGGTGGACCCCGTGTCCGGCATGCAGCCCCTCCGCCTGCAGAAGTTCCCCTCCCTGTGGCTGTGTTACAATGGTGAGATCTATAACCACCGGCAG ctgcaGAAGCACTTTGGATTTGAGTACCAGACACAGGTCGACGGGGAGATCCTCCTCCACCTTTATGACAGAGGTGGCATCGAGCAGACAGCCCCCTTGCTGGATGGCGTGTTTGCCTTCATCCTGCTGGACACTGCCAACCGCAAGGTGTTCCTGGGGCGTGACACGTTTGGTGTCCGGCCGCTGTTTAGAGTGCTGACGGAGGAAGGATTTCTGGCCGTGTGCTCAGAAGccaaag GCCTGGTTGACTTGAAGTACCCCATGGCTCCCCACCTTCAGATCGACCCCTTCCCTCCTGGCCATTACGAGGTCCTGGACCTAAAGACCAATGGGAAGGTGGTGTCTGTGGAGATGGTGAAGTTTCACAGCTGCAAGGACCCGCCCCTGCATGCCCTCTACTACCCGCTGGAGAAGCTGTCTTCAG GCTTTGATCTCGAAGCAGTGAAGGGGAACATCCGTTTGCTCTTTGACCACGCAGTTCGGAAGCGCTTGATGACTGACCGAAGGATTGGCTGTCTCCTCTCAG GGGGTCTGGATTCCAGTTTGGTGGCCGCCACCCTCCTGAAGCAGCTGAAGGAGGCCGAAGTCTCCTACCCGCTGCAGACATTCGCAATTGGCATGGAAGACAGCCCAGATTTGTTGGCTGCTCGGAAG GTGGCAGCTCACATTGGGAGTGAGCACCACGAGGTCCTCTTCAGTTCAGAGGAGGGCATCCAGGCCCTGGACGAAGTCATCTTCAGCCTGGAGACCTATGACATCACAACCGTCCGAGCGTCTGTGG GCATGTACCTGGTTTCTAAGTACATCCGGAAGAACACGGATAGTGTGGTCGTCTTCTCTGGAGAAGGCTCTGATGAGCTCACTCAGGGTTATATTTATTTTCACCAG GCGCCGTCTGCCGAGGATGCCCAGGAGGAGAGCGAGAGGCTTCTGAAGGAGCTCTATCTCTTTGACGTCCTGCGTGCTGACCGCACCACAGCCGCACACGG ccTAGAGCTGCGGGTTCCATTCCTGGATCACAGATTTGCCTCCTATTACCTGTCCCTGCCCCCAGAACTCCGGATCCCAAAG AATGGGGTGGAGAAACATCTTCTGAGGGAGGCGTTTCAGGACTCCAGCCTGTTGCCCAAAGAAATTCTCTGGCGCCCGAAAGAAGCCTTTAGTGATGGAATCACCTCTGTCAAGAAGTCCTGGTTCACCATTCTTCAGGAGCACATCGAGCATCAG GTCTCTGACTCCTTGCTGGAAAATGCTGCCAAAAAGTTTCCACTGAACACTCCCAAGACAAAGGAAGGCTACTACTACCggcaaatatttgaaaagcactatCCCGGCCGTGCGGACTGGCTCATGCACTACTGGATGCCCAAATGGATCGAGGCCGCTGACCCTTCTGCCCGCACGCTGGCACACTACAAGGCAGCCTCCAAGGAGTAG
- the LOC118850127 gene encoding 40S ribosomal protein S12-like, whose product TAAVAEEGIAAGGVMDVNTALQEVLKTALVHDGLARGIREAAKASDKHQAHLCVLPSNCDEPMYVKLVEALCAERQINLIKVDDNKKLGEWVGLCKIDREGKPPKVVGCSCVVVKDYGKESQAKDVIEEYFKCKK is encoded by the coding sequence ACCGCTGCGGTGGCCGAGGAAGGCATTGCTGCAGGAGGTGTAATGGACGTTAACACCGCTCTACAAGAAGTGCTGAAGACCGCACTCGTCCACGATGGCCTAGCTCGTGGAATTCGTGAAGCTGCCAAAGCCTCGGACAAACACCAAGCCCATCTTTGTGTTCTTCCTTCCAACTGTGATGAACCTATGTATGTAAAGTTGGTTGAGGCCCTGTGCGCTGAGCGTCAGATCAACTTGATCAAGGTTGATGACAACAAGAAGCTGGGTGAATGGGTAGGCCTCTGTAAAATTGACAGAGAGGGAAAGCCCCCTAAAGTGGTTGGCTGCAGCTGCGTTGTTGTTAAGGACTATGGCAAGGAATCTCAGGCCAAAGATGTCAtcgaagaatattttaaatgcaagaagtga